One genomic region from Reichenbachiella ulvae encodes:
- a CDS encoding glycoside hydrolase family 2 TIM barrel-domain containing protein has protein sequence MKNLLTIIIILLSTTLFAQRSKSRVTTNFDSNWQFSLGDTPNASKADFNDDSWRTLDVPHDWSIELENDKEAPGGGNVGFFPTGIGWYRKTFDVPKFDAENNYSIEFDGIYMNSEVWVNDVYLGKHPYGYSSIYYDLTGILKPEGNVIAVKVDNSKQPNSRWYTGSGIYRHVRLVATKKLHFEKYGIFYYTKSVEEGKATLYLKTSIQNDNPGAIQEVTIENVLLDANGKKVASIKKESTIKGNSSLSFEQEMEVPSPELWSVASPYLYTLKSTISVDGKESDCVYTNVGIRTIEYHVDNGFLLNGKQVKMKGVNLHHDGGAVGAAVPERVWERRLEILKEGGCNAIRTAHNPMAPEFYDLCDKMGFLVMDEAFDEWVHGKRDYAYQLYFEDWYERDLKAMVYRDRNHPSVVMWSVGNEVPDQSSEEGPEIARALINICHEADPTRLVTAGNDRIAADDNPASEAYLAEYQNDIVGYNYPDRWHDRRELYYHEDKTNYPNRRVVATESTGMGGYRGNYNLGDDPEKVNARYAYGRPLDVEGRWKYTLLYDYVIGDFMWTGIDYYGESWRWPFRGASSGYLDNCGFKKDGYYFFKSIWTEDPTLHLLPHWNLEGREGQILPVIAYSNCDTVELFLNGKSYGAKYLEFPRKGNAERWNKPEEGKVYTTTSDLHLSWDVPYEPGELVAVGRKNGKEYTYRLVTAGAPAQIRLSVDQEKIMADPTDVAHVTVEILDKDGNRVPTADNLVQFEVEGAKIIGVESGNMRDLSSPKGKERKAFNGLCMAIVQAEKGGKITVKAVSEGLTSDSITIKAE, from the coding sequence ATGAAGAACCTGCTGACGATTATTATCATCCTATTGAGCACGACGCTGTTTGCACAGCGAAGCAAGAGTCGAGTTACAACCAACTTTGATTCCAACTGGCAATTTTCACTAGGAGATACACCCAATGCTTCTAAAGCAGATTTCAACGATGATAGTTGGCGAACATTGGATGTGCCGCATGATTGGAGCATAGAGCTGGAAAACGATAAAGAGGCTCCTGGAGGCGGTAACGTAGGCTTTTTCCCAACAGGGATCGGTTGGTATCGTAAGACTTTTGATGTGCCAAAATTCGATGCAGAAAATAATTATTCTATCGAGTTCGATGGTATATACATGAACAGTGAGGTTTGGGTCAATGATGTCTATTTGGGCAAGCACCCTTATGGCTATTCTAGCATATATTATGACCTGACAGGTATACTAAAGCCTGAAGGTAATGTGATTGCAGTGAAAGTGGATAACTCCAAACAGCCTAATTCACGTTGGTACACTGGGTCGGGAATCTATCGGCATGTTCGACTGGTAGCCACTAAAAAGCTTCATTTTGAGAAATATGGGATATTCTACTATACCAAATCTGTTGAAGAGGGCAAGGCTACTTTGTATCTGAAAACCTCTATCCAGAATGACAACCCAGGAGCCATTCAGGAAGTGACAATCGAAAACGTGCTGCTGGATGCCAACGGTAAGAAAGTGGCTTCAATAAAAAAGGAGTCCACGATCAAAGGGAATAGTAGTTTGTCTTTCGAGCAGGAAATGGAAGTACCCTCGCCTGAGTTGTGGTCGGTGGCATCTCCATATCTATACACGCTCAAGTCTACCATCAGTGTCGATGGAAAGGAATCCGATTGTGTATATACCAATGTGGGGATCCGAACCATAGAATATCATGTCGACAATGGATTCCTACTGAATGGAAAACAGGTGAAGATGAAAGGAGTCAACCTGCACCATGATGGAGGGGCTGTGGGAGCGGCAGTTCCAGAAAGAGTTTGGGAAAGACGCTTAGAGATCTTGAAAGAGGGAGGCTGCAACGCCATCCGCACGGCCCACAATCCTATGGCGCCTGAGTTTTATGATCTCTGCGACAAAATGGGGTTTTTAGTGATGGACGAAGCTTTTGATGAGTGGGTACATGGCAAAAGAGATTATGCCTACCAGTTGTACTTTGAAGATTGGTATGAAAGAGATCTGAAGGCCATGGTTTACCGAGATCGCAACCACCCTTCAGTAGTAATGTGGAGTGTGGGCAATGAGGTGCCTGATCAGTCTAGTGAAGAAGGCCCCGAGATCGCCAGAGCATTGATTAATATATGTCACGAAGCTGATCCTACTCGATTGGTTACGGCAGGTAATGACCGTATTGCTGCGGATGACAATCCTGCATCTGAGGCTTACCTGGCAGAATACCAGAATGACATTGTTGGTTATAACTATCCGGATCGCTGGCACGACCGCCGAGAACTGTACTACCACGAGGATAAAACCAACTATCCTAATCGCCGGGTAGTGGCAACAGAATCGACTGGAATGGGAGGCTATCGCGGCAATTACAACCTGGGAGATGATCCTGAAAAAGTGAATGCCCGATATGCGTATGGTAGACCACTAGATGTAGAGGGACGATGGAAATACACGCTATTATACGACTATGTCATTGGTGATTTTATGTGGACGGGTATCGATTACTATGGAGAATCCTGGAGGTGGCCTTTTCGGGGTGCTTCTTCTGGATACCTGGACAACTGTGGTTTCAAGAAGGACGGTTACTACTTTTTTAAGAGTATTTGGACCGAAGACCCAACCCTGCATTTGTTGCCTCATTGGAACCTGGAGGGACGTGAGGGGCAAATTCTACCTGTGATTGCTTATTCCAATTGTGATACCGTAGAGCTGTTTTTGAATGGGAAATCTTATGGAGCGAAATACCTCGAATTTCCACGTAAAGGAAATGCCGAACGATGGAATAAACCTGAAGAAGGAAAGGTTTACACGACAACCAGCGATTTGCACCTATCTTGGGATGTGCCCTACGAGCCGGGTGAACTGGTAGCAGTAGGAAGGAAAAACGGGAAGGAATATACCTATAGATTGGTCACAGCAGGGGCTCCAGCTCAAATTCGTTTATCAGTGGATCAGGAAAAGATCATGGCTGATCCTACCGATGTAGCGCACGTGACGGTAGAGATTCTGGATAAGGACGGAAACAGGGTGCCAACGGCAGACAATTTGGTGCAGTTCGAAGTAGAAGGAGCCAAGATCATAGGTGTAGAAAGTGGCAACATGCGGGATTTATCATCACCTAAAGGCAAAGAAAGAAAGGCTTTCAATGGGTTGTGTATGGCCATAGTACAAGCTGAAAAAGGAGGAAAGATCACTGTAAAGGCAGTATCAGAAGGTTTGACTAGTGATTCTATAACTATTAAAGCAGAATAA
- a CDS encoding glycoside hydrolase family 53 protein — translation MKELKILFNMMTSFIRRKKFNTSVVLLLALTLFGCTPDTSDAPSQSIGADISFVPQMESWGRSFYDTEGKETDIFDLLKKHHFDNIRLRIFVDPSAENGYSKDGFCDLNNTLDMAKRIKAAGMTFTLDFHYSDTWADPDKQFKPSAWEGLTDKALEDKLYEYTKEVLTTLKKEGVAPEIVQVGNEISHGMVWPDGRVLDNATEENWAALMGLYKAGQKAVREVLPDSKLMVHLALGGQNTLCREFLDKMNQYGAEFDMIGLSYYERWHETYNDLKANLYDLSKRYNKPVCVNEYGASEENIKIINDIVRSVPNGLGYGTMAWEPTRAMFDKEGKPSEAIFALYDEVYEQNLNPDQQAKVEPPFERTVNIETPVIGADVSFVPQSEDRGAKYSDQGQEKDVLEILKDHKFNWIRLRLFVDPDAENGYSRGGKGFCGLEKTLEMAKRVKAAGMNFLLDFHYSDTWADPGKQFTPSAWKELHGSALEGRIYSYTNETIKRFIGEGVRPDMVQVGNEINNGMVWPQGKLPEGKEKVDSDEEMESFSVLLRCASAAVRAADPSITIMVHIACGGQNPESVAFFDKIISRDVKFDVIGQSYYPEYHGTLEDLEANLNDLVTRYDKPIFVVEYHHNRKEVNDIVHNIPNGMGLGTFIWEPTSPRWGGLFDQEGNTNENIDIYPELYSAYTAD, via the coding sequence ATGAAAGAACTAAAAATACTATTCAATATGATGACCTCTTTTATTAGAAGGAAAAAATTCAATACCTCAGTCGTATTGCTTTTAGCTCTCACTTTATTTGGTTGTACACCAGATACATCTGACGCCCCCTCACAGAGTATAGGGGCTGATATATCTTTCGTTCCACAAATGGAGTCCTGGGGACGTAGTTTTTACGATACAGAAGGTAAGGAGACTGATATTTTTGATCTCCTAAAAAAGCATCATTTTGACAATATCCGATTAAGGATATTTGTAGATCCTTCTGCCGAAAATGGGTATTCTAAGGATGGCTTTTGTGATTTGAACAATACCCTGGACATGGCCAAGCGTATCAAGGCGGCTGGCATGACGTTTACCCTGGATTTTCATTACAGTGATACCTGGGCCGATCCCGATAAGCAATTCAAGCCTTCTGCCTGGGAAGGGTTGACAGATAAGGCCCTAGAAGATAAGCTGTACGAATACACTAAGGAAGTGCTGACCACTCTAAAGAAAGAAGGCGTGGCTCCTGAAATCGTTCAGGTGGGCAATGAGATCAGCCATGGTATGGTATGGCCCGATGGCAGAGTACTAGACAATGCAACAGAGGAAAATTGGGCAGCTTTGATGGGCTTGTACAAGGCGGGGCAAAAGGCAGTTCGGGAAGTCTTGCCTGATAGCAAGCTTATGGTTCACCTGGCATTAGGAGGTCAAAACACGCTATGTCGAGAGTTTTTGGACAAAATGAATCAATATGGGGCTGAGTTCGATATGATAGGTCTGTCCTACTATGAGCGCTGGCACGAAACCTACAATGATCTGAAGGCCAATTTGTACGACCTTTCGAAACGTTACAATAAACCGGTGTGCGTCAACGAGTATGGAGCGAGCGAAGAGAACATTAAAATTATCAATGATATCGTACGATCTGTCCCTAACGGCTTAGGCTATGGAACGATGGCCTGGGAGCCTACTCGTGCGATGTTCGACAAAGAAGGCAAACCCTCAGAAGCAATTTTTGCACTATACGATGAGGTATATGAGCAGAACCTAAACCCTGATCAACAGGCTAAAGTGGAGCCTCCTTTTGAGCGAACAGTGAATATCGAAACACCGGTGATTGGAGCCGATGTTTCTTTCGTGCCACAATCAGAAGATCGTGGTGCCAAATATTCGGATCAAGGACAAGAAAAAGACGTCCTGGAGATATTGAAGGATCACAAATTCAACTGGATCAGACTCCGTTTGTTTGTGGACCCCGATGCAGAAAATGGCTATTCTAGAGGAGGTAAAGGTTTTTGCGGGTTAGAGAAAACCCTGGAAATGGCCAAGCGTGTGAAAGCAGCCGGAATGAACTTTTTGCTCGATTTTCACTACAGCGATACCTGGGCTGACCCAGGAAAGCAATTCACTCCTTCAGCCTGGAAGGAACTGCATGGTTCGGCATTAGAAGGTAGAATTTACAGCTACACCAACGAAACCATCAAACGCTTCATCGGCGAAGGGGTACGCCCAGATATGGTTCAGGTCGGAAATGAGATCAACAATGGGATGGTTTGGCCACAGGGCAAACTGCCAGAGGGGAAAGAAAAAGTGGATTCAGATGAGGAGATGGAAAGCTTCAGTGTGCTGTTGCGCTGTGCCAGTGCGGCTGTTCGTGCGGCTGACCCGAGCATTACCATTATGGTTCATATTGCCTGTGGTGGGCAGAATCCCGAATCTGTGGCTTTTTTCGATAAGATCATAAGTCGTGATGTGAAGTTTGATGTGATTGGACAATCCTACTATCCAGAATACCACGGTACACTGGAGGATTTGGAAGCCAATCTCAATGACCTGGTGACGCGATATGATAAGCCTATTTTCGTAGTAGAATATCACCACAACAGAAAAGAAGTCAATGATATCGTCCACAATATTCCAAACGGAATGGGGCTGGGCACCTTTATTTGGGAGCCTACATCCCCTCGATGGGGTGGGCTGTTCGATCAAGAAGGGAACACCAACGAAAACATTGACATCTATCCTGAATTATATTCAGCATATACTGCCGATTAA
- a CDS encoding DUF4982 domain-containing protein, whose product MKIFRVVIVLAIIVLLRQGAMAQKTEVIQLKEGWKFHKGEEVSAYQVDFNDSKWESVVVPHDWAIYGPFDKEVDKQVVKIVQNNEKVASEKTGRTGALPFVGVGWYRNTLDLPNLDNKQVLLTFDGAMSNAIVYVNGQLVGKRPYGYSYFYFDISDKLQKGENVIAVRLENQPFSSRWYPGAGLYRKVQVLIKDQVSFEHWGHFVTTPYVTHTLARVNIKSRAKGENLRVETHIKDANGKVVATQASSTQFGDEFVQDLAVVNPNRWGIENPYLYTAEIKLFQGETLKQVENVRFGIRNIAYTREEGFVLNGQPTQFKGVCLHHDLGPLGTAVNRAALKRQLTILKDMGCNAIRSAHNMPSLEQVELCDEMGFLLLAESFDEWKKPKVKNGYNLYFDEWAEKDIVNLVRATRNHPSIIMWSAGNEVPDQHGSVGVKRANWIQDVFHREDPTRPVTVGMDQVKAVMESGFGVLLDVPGLNYRVHLYEEAYEKFPQGFILGSETASTVSSRGVYKFPVEKGINKKYDDGHSSSYDLEYCSWSNLPEDDFVMQDDKPWVLGEFVWTGFDYLGEPTPYDGFWPSRSSYFGINDLAGLPKDRYYLYRSRWNTEDETLHILPHWNWKGREGETTPVFVYTNYNSAELFINGKSQGVRTKNDSTKLDRYRLRWMDVKYEPGTVRVVAYDDDGNAVSEKEIKTAGAPHHIELSADRTILNADGEDISFVTATVVDKDGNPCPTADSQLKFKVKGNGSFRAVCNGDPTSLELFHKPTMKAFNGKLVVLVQSSTDTGPVKLSVSGNGLESGQLEIQVK is encoded by the coding sequence ATGAAGATTTTTAGAGTGGTCATTGTACTTGCGATAATCGTCCTGTTGAGACAGGGAGCAATGGCTCAGAAGACAGAGGTCATCCAATTGAAAGAGGGATGGAAATTCCACAAAGGAGAGGAGGTATCAGCCTATCAGGTGGATTTTAACGATTCCAAATGGGAGTCAGTGGTCGTTCCTCACGACTGGGCGATATACGGGCCTTTTGACAAAGAAGTAGATAAGCAAGTGGTCAAAATCGTCCAGAACAATGAAAAAGTGGCGTCAGAGAAAACCGGTCGTACGGGTGCATTACCTTTCGTAGGTGTCGGTTGGTACAGAAATACCCTCGATCTGCCCAACCTCGATAATAAGCAGGTTTTGCTGACTTTTGATGGGGCCATGAGCAACGCAATCGTCTATGTTAATGGCCAGTTGGTGGGGAAACGACCCTATGGCTACAGTTATTTCTATTTTGATATTTCGGACAAACTCCAGAAAGGAGAAAATGTGATAGCGGTTAGGTTGGAAAATCAGCCTTTTTCATCCCGATGGTATCCTGGGGCGGGTCTTTATCGCAAGGTTCAGGTGCTAATAAAAGACCAGGTGAGTTTTGAGCACTGGGGACATTTCGTGACGACTCCTTATGTTACGCATACGCTGGCTAGGGTTAATATCAAGTCCAGAGCAAAAGGAGAAAATCTTCGTGTCGAAACCCATATCAAAGATGCCAATGGTAAGGTGGTAGCTACACAAGCTTCTTCCACCCAGTTCGGTGATGAATTTGTTCAGGATCTGGCAGTGGTTAATCCTAATCGCTGGGGGATCGAAAATCCCTATTTGTACACCGCAGAGATCAAGTTGTTTCAGGGAGAAACCTTAAAGCAGGTTGAAAATGTTCGTTTCGGGATTAGAAATATCGCGTATACTCGAGAGGAAGGGTTTGTATTGAATGGACAGCCTACTCAATTCAAAGGCGTCTGTTTGCATCATGACCTGGGGCCATTAGGAACAGCTGTCAACCGAGCAGCACTTAAGCGACAGTTGACGATTCTGAAAGATATGGGGTGCAATGCCATTCGTTCGGCTCACAATATGCCATCCCTGGAGCAGGTAGAGCTTTGTGATGAGATGGGCTTTTTGCTTTTGGCCGAAAGCTTTGACGAATGGAAAAAGCCTAAAGTCAAAAATGGATACAATCTCTACTTTGATGAGTGGGCGGAAAAAGACATTGTGAACCTGGTACGAGCTACTCGCAATCACCCAAGTATCATCATGTGGAGTGCTGGTAATGAAGTGCCAGACCAGCACGGATCAGTCGGAGTGAAGAGAGCCAATTGGATTCAGGATGTTTTTCATCGCGAAGATCCAACCCGGCCAGTCACAGTAGGTATGGATCAGGTCAAGGCGGTGATGGAGTCAGGCTTTGGTGTATTGCTGGACGTACCGGGATTGAACTACAGGGTTCATTTGTATGAAGAAGCCTATGAGAAATTTCCTCAGGGATTTATTCTGGGATCGGAAACGGCCTCTACTGTCAGCTCTAGAGGAGTATACAAATTCCCTGTTGAAAAGGGCATCAATAAAAAATACGATGATGGGCATAGCTCGTCTTATGATTTAGAGTACTGTAGCTGGTCCAATCTACCCGAAGATGATTTTGTGATGCAGGATGATAAGCCCTGGGTGCTGGGTGAGTTTGTCTGGACGGGATTCGACTATCTCGGAGAGCCTACACCTTACGATGGATTTTGGCCATCTCGAAGCTCCTATTTTGGTATCAATGACCTGGCAGGGTTGCCCAAAGATCGCTACTATCTCTATCGTAGCAGATGGAATACAGAGGACGAAACCTTGCATATACTCCCACACTGGAATTGGAAAGGCCGTGAAGGTGAAACCACTCCGGTTTTCGTCTACACCAACTACAACAGTGCGGAGCTTTTCATCAATGGAAAAAGTCAGGGAGTCCGCACCAAGAACGATAGCACCAAGCTAGATCGCTATCGTCTGCGCTGGATGGACGTGAAATACGAACCGGGTACGGTACGAGTAGTGGCCTATGACGATGATGGCAATGCCGTGAGCGAAAAGGAGATAAAAACTGCCGGAGCACCGCACCACATTGAATTGAGTGCTGATAGAACCATACTGAATGCAGATGGAGAGGATATCAGTTTTGTGACGGCTACTGTTGTGGACAAAGATGGCAACCCTTGCCCGACAGCCGATAGCCAATTGAAATTCAAAGTGAAAGGAAATGGGAGTTTCAGAGCAGTTTGTAATGGAGACCCTACCTCTTTGGAATTGTTTCATAAGCCAACGATGAAAGCTTTTAATGGCAAGTTGGTGGTCCTGGTGCAATCCTCCACCGATACAGGGCCTGTTAAACTATCAGTATCAGGAAATGGTCTCGAATCAGGCCAGTTGGAGATACAAGTCAAATAA
- a CDS encoding CocE/NonD family hydrolase: MIDFSTIYKYSIAFSLAVGTFISSCGTEKKSEVQQNRISRPGEYVGYSEAIYAEEYDISSQYVEMRDGVKLAVDIYRPKDKKTGEVIDTPLPVLWMHTPYNRRYSGDTEEKLTVDCYAGTASELVKYGYVVATVDFRGLYGSFGHNEGFNRGEWVGPARNDAYDITEWLAVQPWSDGNIGMWGCSATGGSQMQAATTAPPHLKAMFPMSFDFDTYAFRVPGGIGNPSRWPQPDDGLTSQQRRDRWAATVDGDEDSTLLKAAIKQHEGTIESAGYVPFRDGYSDELTDEASKQWWVKSSPSTYLDKINQSGIAMYMAVNWDEGYTKHGPYFAFNNITNPTKIIMGPGVHCDWFTAQDLTGFDILVEELRFFDYWLKGIDNGIMDEDPVYYFTYNAPKGEEWQTSQEWPLPEEKRVKYYLGEGSIATIQPTDGGQDETRVNYDFKPGTNGKGAIVYETEALSEDVQVTGHPEMSLWISSTATDGDFVATIQDVAPDGSVSSYHIQGQLRASMRKQAEAPYNNLGLPYHSSNTSDEKLLVPGQPTLLEFPILPISMVFKTGHKIQLAISFAGRGTPKIEPAPKVTIYRDAEHPSYLVLPIIE; the protein is encoded by the coding sequence ATGATCGACTTCAGTACTATTTACAAATATTCAATCGCTTTCAGTTTGGCGGTGGGTACGTTTATAAGCTCATGCGGAACTGAAAAGAAAAGTGAAGTGCAACAGAACCGCATTTCCAGACCAGGCGAATACGTCGGATACAGTGAGGCGATTTATGCAGAGGAGTACGATATCAGTTCGCAATATGTAGAAATGCGTGATGGGGTCAAGCTGGCGGTGGACATCTATCGCCCAAAGGATAAAAAGACTGGAGAAGTCATAGATACCCCTCTTCCTGTACTATGGATGCATACGCCATACAATCGTAGATATAGTGGCGATACAGAAGAAAAATTGACGGTAGACTGCTATGCGGGTACTGCCAGTGAATTGGTGAAGTATGGGTATGTGGTGGCTACTGTAGATTTTAGAGGTTTATATGGTTCTTTTGGGCACAATGAGGGCTTTAATCGAGGTGAATGGGTAGGTCCTGCCCGTAACGATGCCTACGATATTACCGAATGGTTGGCAGTGCAGCCCTGGAGTGATGGGAATATTGGTATGTGGGGATGTTCGGCCACTGGCGGCAGCCAGATGCAAGCGGCTACTACAGCCCCTCCACATCTCAAAGCCATGTTTCCCATGAGTTTTGATTTCGATACGTATGCTTTTCGTGTACCCGGAGGGATTGGAAACCCCAGCCGTTGGCCACAGCCGGACGATGGCTTGACGTCTCAGCAAAGAAGAGATCGATGGGCAGCAACCGTAGATGGTGATGAAGACAGTACGCTTTTGAAAGCTGCCATCAAGCAGCATGAGGGCACGATCGAAAGTGCTGGCTATGTCCCTTTCCGAGATGGCTACTCTGATGAGTTAACAGATGAAGCCTCCAAACAATGGTGGGTAAAAAGTAGCCCGTCTACCTATCTTGATAAGATCAATCAATCAGGCATAGCCATGTACATGGCGGTGAACTGGGACGAAGGATATACCAAGCATGGTCCTTATTTCGCTTTTAATAACATCACCAATCCAACGAAGATTATCATGGGGCCTGGCGTTCACTGCGATTGGTTTACTGCTCAGGATTTGACAGGTTTCGACATCCTTGTAGAGGAGTTACGCTTTTTTGACTACTGGCTCAAAGGCATTGATAACGGTATAATGGACGAAGATCCTGTTTATTACTTCACTTATAATGCACCCAAAGGTGAGGAATGGCAGACGTCTCAAGAATGGCCATTACCAGAGGAGAAAAGGGTGAAGTATTATCTTGGAGAGGGAAGTATTGCAACTATCCAACCTACTGATGGAGGCCAGGATGAAACTAGGGTAAACTATGACTTTAAGCCTGGAACGAATGGCAAAGGAGCGATTGTCTACGAAACTGAAGCATTAAGTGAAGATGTACAGGTGACCGGTCATCCAGAGATGAGTCTTTGGATTTCCTCAACGGCTACTGATGGGGATTTTGTGGCGACCATTCAAGATGTAGCACCAGATGGTAGTGTTTCATCTTATCATATTCAGGGACAATTGAGGGCTTCTATGCGGAAGCAAGCAGAAGCTCCATACAACAATTTAGGACTGCCCTATCACAGCTCAAATACATCCGACGAAAAGCTGTTGGTGCCTGGTCAACCTACTTTGCTTGAGTTCCCAATATTACCCATTTCCATGGTTTTCAAGACGGGGCATAAGATCCAACTGGCCATCAGTTTTGCTGGAAGGGGGACACCCAAAATTGAGCCCGCTCCGAAGGTAACAATTTATCGAGATGCAGAGCATCCATCTTATTTGGTGCTCCCAATTATCGAATGA
- a CDS encoding family 43 glycosylhydrolase yields the protein MKDKLSKKYKLLIILMLCGTWGMAQPNWKPDDSKGFVAHDPVMIKEGDDFYLFTTGGGMAKSTDLEKWKRLKRVPSKLEWVTDDIIPGYRGGYWAPDIQYLDGTYYLYYSPSAFAKNTSAIGVMTNKTLDQKSPDYEWVDHGMILQSIPGRDFWNAIDANVYFDRKWGGEVTGWLSFGSFWGGLKLVKLDSTMKALAEPQEWYTIAKQERTFGMPDTDPGDGTIEAPFIYKRHQYYYLFVSTDYCCRGLDSTYKVLVGRSRDIRGPYFDKEGKPLYAGGGTFVAGETDEYAGIGHCAVYDFDGQTYFVAHGYDKDDKGHSKLVIKTIEWDRSEWPTVQF from the coding sequence ATGAAAGATAAATTAAGTAAGAAATATAAGCTGTTAATCATCTTGATGCTGTGTGGTACCTGGGGCATGGCACAGCCTAACTGGAAACCGGATGATTCGAAGGGATTTGTAGCACATGATCCAGTAATGATCAAAGAGGGAGATGACTTCTACTTGTTCACCACAGGTGGTGGGATGGCGAAGAGCACGGATCTTGAAAAGTGGAAAAGGCTGAAACGTGTGCCTAGTAAGCTGGAATGGGTCACCGATGATATAATACCGGGCTATAGAGGTGGATATTGGGCACCAGATATTCAATATTTAGACGGTACTTATTATCTGTATTATTCTCCTTCAGCTTTTGCCAAAAATACTTCGGCGATAGGCGTAATGACCAATAAGACTTTGGATCAAAAAAGCCCGGATTATGAATGGGTAGACCATGGCATGATCCTCCAGTCTATCCCTGGTCGTGATTTTTGGAACGCCATAGATGCCAATGTTTATTTCGATAGAAAGTGGGGAGGGGAAGTGACAGGCTGGCTGTCTTTTGGTTCATTTTGGGGTGGTCTCAAGCTGGTAAAGCTTGACTCAACCATGAAGGCGCTAGCTGAGCCACAAGAATGGTATACAATCGCCAAGCAGGAGAGAACATTTGGAATGCCGGATACCGATCCGGGAGATGGTACCATAGAGGCGCCTTTTATTTACAAGAGACACCAGTACTACTATCTATTTGTGTCTACGGACTATTGCTGCCGTGGATTAGATAGCACTTACAAGGTTTTGGTAGGGCGTTCTCGCGATATCAGAGGTCCTTACTTTGACAAGGAAGGTAAACCCTTGTACGCTGGGGGAGGAACCTTTGTAGCTGGCGAAACGGATGAATATGCGGGGATTGGTCACTGTGCGGTTTATGATTTTGATGGGCAAACCTATTTCGTAGCTCACGGATATGATAAAGATGACAAAGGACATTCCAAGTTGGTTATAAAGACCATCGAGTGGGACAGATCTGAATGGCCAACAGTTCAATTTTAA
- a CDS encoding glycoside hydrolase family 16 protein, which produces MSNPFSSIALKWRLANRAQSEVRWSWLSCVLLNPRVAGILALCMSFGSILPSEVWAQSQKEYQLIWSDEFEGEGKPDTTFWSFERGFVRNEELQWYQDENASLENGLLVINGKREDFPNPNYDAQSSNWRRSREKIEYSSSCLYSKGKVEFQYGVLEVRAKIDTAMGMWPAIWTLGIDQPWPACGEVDLMEYYLVGGRPTILANACWSAGENYKSHWDSESVPLKELTVGNDKWSSQFHIWKMDWTQDYIKLYLDDQLLNEIDLSTTTNPDGFNPFRQPHYILLNLALGSNGGDPSGTHFPRTYEIDYVRLYQQSTTR; this is translated from the coding sequence ATGAGCAATCCATTTTCATCAATAGCACTAAAATGGCGTTTGGCCAATCGAGCCCAGAGTGAAGTACGATGGAGTTGGTTGAGCTGTGTTTTGCTGAATCCACGGGTGGCTGGTATCCTGGCCTTATGTATGTCATTTGGTTCTATCCTCCCATCGGAAGTTTGGGCTCAGTCGCAGAAAGAGTATCAACTGATCTGGAGTGATGAATTTGAAGGAGAGGGAAAGCCCGATACGACTTTTTGGTCTTTTGAACGGGGCTTTGTAAGAAACGAAGAGCTCCAGTGGTATCAAGATGAGAATGCCAGTCTTGAAAACGGATTGCTGGTAATCAACGGGAAGAGAGAAGACTTTCCTAATCCTAACTATGATGCCCAAAGTTCAAACTGGAGGCGGTCAAGGGAAAAAATTGAATATTCATCCTCTTGTCTTTATTCTAAAGGCAAAGTGGAATTTCAGTATGGCGTTTTAGAGGTAAGAGCCAAAATAGATACGGCCATGGGGATGTGGCCAGCTATCTGGACTTTGGGCATAGATCAGCCCTGGCCTGCCTGCGGCGAGGTAGATTTGATGGAATACTATCTCGTGGGCGGTCGTCCTACGATTTTGGCCAATGCCTGTTGGTCAGCAGGAGAAAACTATAAGAGCCACTGGGATTCGGAGAGTGTGCCACTCAAAGAGTTAACAGTGGGTAATGATAAGTGGAGTAGTCAATTTCATATTTGGAAAATGGACTGGACTCAGGACTACATTAAGCTGTATTTGGATGATCAATTGCTCAACGAAATTGACTTAAGCACGACCACCAACCCTGACGGGTTCAATCCCTTCCGTCAGCCCCATTACATCTTATTGAATCTGGCCCTGGGGTCCAATGGAGGTGATCCTTCGGGAACCCATTTCCCGAGGACTTATGAAATAGATTATGTACGACTTTATCAGCAGTCAACTACCAGATGA